The following are from one region of the Coccinella septempunctata chromosome 7, icCocSept1.1, whole genome shotgun sequence genome:
- the LOC123317613 gene encoding uncharacterized protein LOC123317613 translates to MDDVKLYARGRKQLEGLLELVRRFSIDVGMTFGLEKCAKVEVRRGKLAETGNITLADGREIASLKTGDRYKYLGIHQTYEIQQQENKKTAETELIRRVRKVLKSQLSAKNKMVAINAWAIPAFLYTAGILTWSKTDLERLDRRIRATLTQCGMLHPNSAIERLYLPRKEGGRGLSNLEHSCLKEEQKITDYFVRNNLPLHQWIAANLGNLLADGRIREDDTGEDLPEKLRRNWESKSLHGRFFASLHQPEVDIMRSNTYLTQGYLFPQTEGTLLAIQDQVVPTRVYTKHIMKQDVETTKCRLCNTAEESVQHLSSGCSSIANTKYLARHNNMGKVVHQLLCLENQLLDHFTPHHIYVPQALTENEHTKIYWDLTVITDRGTEHNRPDIVVWNKTKKTAVIIDFAVPLDQNLSKAYAEKIAKYEPLARQIKDMWQLERVDIKPLIISCNGLVHQKTTKHITDMKLPPNTILWMQKAVILGTVNIIRQVIYPH, encoded by the coding sequence ATGGATGACGTGAAGTTATATGCAAGGGGCAGAAAACAGCTGGAGGGACTGCTGGAACTGGTAAGAAGGTTTAGCATAGACGTGGGTATGACATTTGGTCTTGAAAAGTGTGCCAAAGTGGAGGTGAGAAGAGGAAAACTGGCGGAGACGGGGAACATCACGCTGGCCGATGGCCGAGAGATAGCAAGCTTGAAGACAGGAGACAGGTACAAATATCTAGGAATCCATCAGACCTATGAGATACAAcaacaagaaaataaaaaaacagcTGAAACAGAACTCATCAGAAGAGTACGAAAAGTACTCAAATCACAACTTTCAGCGAAGAATAAAATGGTCGCTATCAACGCATGGGCCATACCTGCATTCTTGTATACGGCTGGAATCCTCACCTGGTCAAAGACAGATTTGGAGAGACTAGACAGGCGAATAAGAGCAACACTTACCCAATGCGGGATGTTGCACCCGAACTCGGCGATCGAAAGACTCTACTTACCTCGCAAAGAGGGAGGGCGTGGGCTCAGCAACCTGGAACATTCCTGCCTGAAAGAAGAACAAAAAATTACAGACTATTTTGTTCGGAATAACTTACCTCTACACCAATGGATAGCAGCTAACCTTGGGAACTTGTTGGCTGATGGAAGAATCCGGGAAGACGACACAGGAGAAGACCTACCTGAAAAATTGAGACGGAACTGGGAATCTAAATCTTTGCATGGAAGATTCTTTGCTAGTCTTCACCAGCCGGAGGTAGACATAATGAGATCCAACACTTACCTGACACAAGGCTATCTCTTCCCTCAAACTGAGGGAACATTATTGGCAATTCAGGACCAGGTAGTGCCCACACGTGTATACACCAAACACATAATGAAGCAAGATGTTGAGACAACGAAATGCAGACTATGCAACACAGCCGAGGAGTCGGTGCAGCATTTGTCATCGGGATGCTCATCGATTGCAAACACCAAATACCTGGCTCGTCACAATAATATGGGGAAGGTTGTACACCAGCTGCTGTGCCTGGAAAACCAGCTATTGGACCACTTCACGCCACACCACATATACGTCCCACAAGCATTGACAGAAAACGAGCACACGAAAATCTATTGGGACCTGACAGTGATAACCGATCGAGGCACTGAACACAACAGGCCCGACATAGTGGTCTGGAACAAAACCAAGAAGACCGCCGTTATCATAGATTTCGCAGTGCCATTAGATCAAAATCTGTCAAAAGCGTATGCTGAAAAAATCGCCAAATACGAACCCTTGGCACGACAAATAAAAGATATGTGGCAGCTGGAGAGAGTCGACATCAAACCTTTAATAATAAGTTGCAATGGGCTGGTGCATCAGAAGACTACAAAGCACATAACAGACATGAAGCTGCCCCCGAATACCATCTtatggatgcagaaggcggtcaTACTCGGGACGGTCAACATTATCCGACAGGTCATCTACCCTCACTAA